A window of Gasterosteus aculeatus chromosome 9, fGasAcu3.hap1.1, whole genome shotgun sequence contains these coding sequences:
- the ntan1 gene encoding protein N-terminal asparagine amidohydrolase, whose protein sequence is MPLLIQNRGLDCITSTAELFDKYPHLQENARKFSSMPLVDVDPKGLLYVQQREFAATTPADNCVSVIGSGDATTCHLVVLRHTGSGAVCLAHCDGSSTWTEVPLLVKAVTSLSDISKEGRLELHLAGGFNDESKTSLKLSLNILAAFQKIKEDIYLETCCITEMNDIVVDGTHRPIVYGIGVDVKTGEVFPSSFTYKGPAEELRSARTFTGGQMADTYDSSRGLVQIGPCKWSPNLDIAFWLSQDDDTILKYLSTSPMAEPPHFVQHMKTTIRFLLEHPNSDSLFPGGQPQFYHRTASGDWERAV, encoded by the exons GAAAATGCAAGGAAATTTAGCTCCATGCCACTTGTGGACGTCGACCCAAAAGGCCTCTTGTACGTCCAGCAAAGAGAGTTTGCCGCAACAACACCAGCAGACA ACTGCGTTTCAGTGATTGGATCTGGTGATGCCACCACCTGCCATTTGGTTGTGCTGCGACACACCG GAAGTGGAGCAGTTTGCCTCGCTCATTGCGATGGTTCCAGCACCTGGACTGAAGTCCCGCTCCTTGTGAAAGCAGTGACGTCACTGAGTGACATCAGTAAGGAGGGCAG GCTTGAGCTCCATCTTGCGGGTGGATTTAACGATGAGTCAAAAACATCCCTTAAACTCAGCCTTAACATACTGG CAGCTTTCCAGAAAATTAAAGAGGATATTTATCTGGAAACATGTTGCATCACAG aaaTGAATGACATTGTTGTTGATGGAACTCATCGGCCTATAGTATACGGAATAG GTGTAGATGTTAAAACAGGCGAAGTTTTCCCTTCGTCGTTCACTTATAAAGGACCTGCAGAGGAGCTGCGTTCGGCAAGGACGTTCACTGGGGGCCAG ATGGCCGACACATATGATTCAAGTCGAGGGCTCGTTCAAATCGGGCCTTGCAAGTGGTCTCCAAATCTGGATATCGCCTTCTGGTTGTCACAAGATGATGACACAATTCTAAAG TACCTGTCCACCTCGCCGATGGCCGAGCCGCCACACTTCGTTCAGCACATGAAGACCACCATCCGGTTCCTCTTAGAACACCCCAACTCTGACAGCCTGTTCCCCGGGGGTCAGCCACAGTTCTACCACAGGACTGCGAGTGGGGACTGGGAGAGGGCTGTCTAG